In the genome of Bradyrhizobium sp. CIAT3101, one region contains:
- the flhA gene encoding flagellar biosynthesis protein FlhA codes for MVDVTAGQGVGSAKPGFPSLNEIVTILKRGDIALALGILTILVVLILPLPSIVLDLFLAISITLSILILMTSLFIQTPLEFSAFPTVLLISTMLRLSLNMASTRLILSHGHEGTDAAGHVIEAFGSFVMGGNFVIGIIVFAILIIVNFVVITKGSGRIAEVAARFHLDAMPGKQMAIDADLSAGLIDEKVAKQRRKELEDESGFFGAMDGASKFVRGDAIAGLLIVFINVVGGMIIGVAQQGLSFADAGRSYTLLTVGDGLVTQVPALIVSTAAGLLVSKAGVSGAADKALMKQFSGYPQALAMSSAVMLVLAALPGIPTIPFLALGAGAGALAWNARNHKRTSIKAEEAAKSAPAAGQPGAPGAAAAEEPISAALKIDDLKIELGYALLPLVNGPDGTDRLTEQIKALRRSLAIEMGFVMPAVRILDNVQLEANTYIIKIKEVDAGTGKIWPNQFMVMDPGGSQVQVPGIHTTEPTFGLPATWVDASLKEEASLKGYTVVDAATVLSTHLTELLKANMSDLLSYGEVQKLLKELPKEQSELVKDIVPAQVTVSGIQRVLQLLLAERISIRDLSTILEGIADSLAFSRNPATMVEHVRARLARQICAQNTSYNGYLPLIALSARWEQAFAESIVGQGEERSLAMQPSKLSEFMTGVREAFERAAREGEAPVLVTSAAIRPFVRSLVERFRAQTTVLSQAEIHPRARLKTVGSI; via the coding sequence ATGGTCGACGTCACCGCGGGACAGGGCGTAGGCAGCGCCAAGCCGGGCTTCCCCTCCCTCAACGAAATCGTCACTATCCTCAAGCGCGGCGACATCGCGCTGGCGCTCGGCATCCTAACCATCCTGGTGGTGCTGATCCTGCCGCTGCCCTCGATCGTGCTGGACCTGTTCCTGGCGATCTCGATCACGCTCTCGATCCTGATCCTGATGACGTCGCTGTTCATTCAGACGCCGCTGGAATTCTCGGCATTTCCGACCGTCCTGCTGATCTCGACCATGCTGCGGCTGTCGCTCAACATGGCCTCGACCCGCCTGATCCTGTCGCACGGGCACGAGGGCACGGATGCCGCCGGTCACGTCATTGAAGCCTTCGGCAGCTTCGTGATGGGCGGCAATTTCGTCATCGGCATCATCGTCTTCGCCATCCTGATCATCGTCAATTTCGTCGTCATCACCAAGGGTTCGGGCCGCATCGCCGAAGTCGCCGCCCGCTTCCACCTCGACGCCATGCCCGGCAAGCAGATGGCGATCGACGCCGATCTCTCCGCCGGCCTGATCGACGAGAAGGTCGCCAAGCAGCGGCGCAAGGAGCTGGAGGACGAGAGCGGCTTCTTCGGCGCCATGGACGGCGCCTCGAAATTCGTCCGCGGCGACGCCATCGCCGGCCTCCTGATCGTCTTCATCAACGTGGTCGGCGGCATGATCATCGGCGTTGCGCAGCAGGGCCTGTCCTTCGCCGACGCCGGCCGCAGCTACACGCTGCTGACCGTGGGTGACGGCCTCGTCACCCAGGTGCCGGCGCTGATCGTCTCGACCGCGGCGGGCCTGCTCGTCTCCAAGGCCGGCGTCTCCGGCGCCGCCGACAAGGCGCTGATGAAGCAATTCTCCGGCTATCCGCAGGCGCTCGCGATGTCCTCGGCGGTCATGCTGGTCCTGGCTGCCCTGCCGGGCATTCCGACCATTCCGTTCCTCGCGCTCGGCGCCGGTGCCGGCGCGCTCGCCTGGAACGCCCGCAACCACAAGCGCACAAGCATCAAGGCCGAGGAAGCCGCCAAGAGCGCACCCGCAGCCGGTCAGCCCGGAGCCCCGGGCGCCGCCGCGGCCGAGGAGCCGATCTCCGCCGCGCTGAAGATCGACGACCTCAAGATCGAGCTCGGCTATGCGCTGCTGCCGCTCGTCAATGGCCCCGACGGCACCGACCGCCTCACCGAGCAGATCAAGGCGCTGCGCCGCTCGCTCGCGATCGAGATGGGCTTTGTCATGCCGGCGGTGCGCATTCTCGACAACGTGCAGCTCGAGGCGAACACCTACATCATCAAGATCAAGGAGGTCGACGCCGGCACCGGCAAGATCTGGCCGAACCAGTTCATGGTCATGGACCCCGGCGGCAGCCAGGTGCAGGTGCCTGGCATCCACACCACCGAGCCGACCTTCGGCCTGCCCGCGACCTGGGTCGACGCCAGCCTCAAGGAGGAGGCTTCGCTCAAGGGCTACACCGTCGTCGACGCCGCGACCGTGCTCTCGACCCATCTCACCGAGCTGCTCAAGGCCAACATGTCGGACCTGCTCTCCTATGGCGAGGTGCAGAAGCTGCTCAAGGAGCTGCCGAAGGAGCAGAGCGAACTGGTCAAGGACATCGTGCCGGCACAGGTTACCGTCTCCGGCATCCAGCGCGTGCTGCAGCTGCTGCTCGCCGAGCGCATCTCGATCCGCGACCTCTCGACCATCCTCGAAGGCATCGCCGACTCGCTCGCCTTCTCACGCAATCCCGCGACCATGGTCGAGCATGTCCGCGCTCGCCTGGCGCGTCAGATCTGCGCACAGAATACGTCCTACAACGGCTATCTGCCGTTGATCGCGCTGTCGGCGCGGTGGGAGCAGGCCTTTGCCGAGTCCATCGTGGGCCAGGGCGAAGAGCGCAGCCTCGCGATGCAACCCTCGAAATTGTCAGAGTTCATGACCGGTGTGCGCGAGGCCTTCGAGCGCGCCGCCCGCGAAGGCGAGGCGCCGGTGCTGGTGACATCTGCGGCAATTCGTCCCTTCGTCCGCTCCCTGGTCGAACGGTTCCGGGCCCAGACGACCGTGCTGTCGCAGGCCGAGATCCACCCCCGCGCGAGGTTGAAAACGGTCGGAAGCATCTGA
- a CDS encoding copper-binding protein has product MKPIMRMTAALALTLGLTVSSLAQAASISGEVKKIDESAGKITLKHGPAKSLGMDEPMTMVYRVRDPAMLKQVKVGDKVSFEAEEAASGYTVTKLERAK; this is encoded by the coding sequence ATGAAGCCGATCATGCGCATGACCGCGGCACTCGCGCTGACGCTGGGCCTGACCGTGAGCTCGCTGGCGCAAGCCGCCTCCATCAGCGGCGAGGTCAAGAAAATCGACGAAAGCGCCGGCAAGATCACGCTCAAGCACGGCCCCGCCAAAAGCCTCGGCATGGACGAGCCCATGACCATGGTCTACCGCGTCAGGGATCCCGCCATGCTCAAGCAGGTGAAGGTCGGCGACAAGGTGTCGTTTGAGGCCGAGGAAGCCGCGTCGGGATATACGGTGACGAAGCTGGAGAGAGCCAAATAG
- a CDS encoding copper oxidase — MFSRRGFLGTAALVSASAVSGRVQAASIPEATHMDKAVMQPPLHPIGGPDYRPVVTLNGWTLPFRMNGDWKEFHLVAEPVVREFAEGMKVNLWGYNGQSPGPTIEAVEGDKVRIFVTNRLPEYTTVHWHGMIVPSGMDGVGGLTQPHIEPGKTFVYEFEMKKSGTFMYHPHSDEMVQMAMGMMGMVVVHPRDPNFRPVDRDFVFVMSTYRVDPGTYLPRVNEMTDFNMWTWNSRVFPGIDPLPVRLGDKVRVRIGNLSMTNHPIHLHGHSFAVTCTDGGWIPESAQYPETTTDVPVGAVRVFDVLADNPGDWAFHCHKSHHTMNAMGHDMRNMIGVSRKDLARAVGKLAPDAMVMGSTGMAMGNMEMPAPDNTLPMMSGAGQFGPIEMGGMFTVMKIREDLARDDYRDPGPYQFPQGTVAYEVASPAAEPARPPASPAHKMKM; from the coding sequence ATGTTTTCCCGCCGAGGATTTTTGGGTACCGCCGCGCTGGTGAGCGCGTCCGCCGTCAGCGGCCGCGTGCAAGCCGCATCGATTCCGGAAGCGACACACATGGACAAGGCGGTGATGCAGCCGCCTCTGCATCCCATCGGCGGCCCCGACTACCGTCCCGTCGTCACTCTCAACGGCTGGACGCTGCCGTTCCGCATGAACGGCGACTGGAAGGAATTCCATCTCGTCGCCGAGCCCGTCGTGCGCGAATTCGCCGAGGGCATGAAAGTCAATCTCTGGGGCTACAACGGCCAGTCGCCGGGGCCGACGATCGAGGCGGTCGAAGGCGACAAGGTTCGCATCTTCGTCACCAACCGCCTGCCCGAATACACCACCGTGCACTGGCACGGCATGATCGTGCCGAGCGGCATGGACGGCGTCGGCGGACTGACCCAGCCGCATATCGAGCCGGGAAAGACCTTCGTCTACGAGTTCGAGATGAAGAAAAGCGGGACCTTCATGTACCACCCGCATTCCGACGAGATGGTGCAGATGGCGATGGGCATGATGGGCATGGTCGTCGTGCACCCGCGCGATCCGAACTTCCGCCCCGTCGACCGCGACTTCGTCTTCGTGATGAGCACCTATCGCGTCGATCCCGGCACCTATCTGCCGCGGGTCAACGAGATGACCGACTTCAACATGTGGACCTGGAACTCGCGGGTGTTTCCGGGCATCGATCCGCTGCCGGTCCGGCTCGGCGACAAGGTGCGCGTGCGCATCGGCAATCTCAGCATGACCAACCACCCGATCCATCTGCATGGCCACAGCTTTGCCGTGACCTGCACCGACGGCGGCTGGATTCCCGAGAGCGCGCAATATCCGGAGACGACGACCGACGTGCCGGTGGGCGCCGTGCGCGTGTTCGACGTCCTCGCCGACAACCCCGGTGACTGGGCGTTTCACTGCCACAAATCGCACCACACCATGAATGCGATGGGACACGACATGCGCAACATGATCGGCGTCTCGCGCAAGGATCTCGCCAGGGCGGTCGGCAAGCTTGCGCCCGACGCCATGGTGATGGGCTCGACCGGCATGGCGATGGGCAACATGGAGATGCCGGCGCCCGACAACACGCTGCCAATGATGAGCGGCGCCGGCCAGTTCGGGCCGATCGAGATGGGCGGCATGTTCACGGTGATGAAGATCCGCGAGGACCTCGCCCGCGACGATTATCGCGATCCCGGCCCCTATCAATTCCCGCAAGGCACCGTCGCCTACGAGGTCGCTTCCCCCGCGGCGGAGCCGGCGCGGCCGCCGGCCTCGCCCGCGCACAAGATGAAGATGTGA
- a CDS encoding cupredoxin family protein encodes MTKTIKLALTLAALSAAPAFAHEGHDHHGFSAGEPGDPKKPARTIEIALSEMSYEPSNINVKRGEQIRFVLRNVGKEDHEFLLATTKENLAHAEVMKKHPHMEHDDPNGVRLAPNKSAEIVWKFTKAGTFEFSCLIPDHRDYGMVGHVTVK; translated from the coding sequence ATGACGAAGACGATCAAACTCGCCCTGACGCTGGCCGCGCTGTCGGCCGCACCCGCGTTCGCGCATGAGGGGCACGACCATCACGGCTTCTCGGCCGGCGAGCCCGGCGACCCCAAAAAGCCGGCGCGCACCATCGAGATCGCGTTGAGCGAGATGTCCTACGAGCCGTCGAACATCAATGTGAAACGCGGCGAGCAGATCCGCTTCGTGCTGCGCAATGTCGGCAAGGAGGATCACGAATTCCTGCTCGCCACCACGAAGGAAAATCTCGCGCATGCCGAGGTGATGAAGAAGCATCCGCACATGGAGCACGACGACCCGAACGGCGTGCGGCTTGCACCGAACAAGTCCGCCGAGATCGTCTGGAAGTTCACCAAAGCCGGCACCTTCGAATTTTCCTGCCTGATCCCCGACCATCGCGACTACGGCATGGTCGGCCACGTCACCGTGAAATGA
- a CDS encoding TolC family protein yields the protein MAHHLARGLLVLGALSLSGCAAFSPDSGMTAVSELTSQTIKKDVAFVRTAEGAGAVDARVRQLLSRTLTAETAVQVALLNNKGLQAAYNELALAETDLIEQSLPPNPVFLVSRISGNGASEIERQVVGDILALATLPFRSDIARERFRQAQLRAALATLRLAADVRRAYVRAVAGNEMAALLTDAKATAESTAQLAVKLGETGSVNKLDQAREQVFYAETTADLATARQSATSARERLARLMGLWDDGLDFRLPNALPPLPRRPQALLSLEADAVAHRIDLQIARLELTALAKSLNLTEATRFVTLLDLAGISRRTQDPEGAPFRERGFDVQFQIPIFDGGEVRVRQAAETYNLAFNRLTERAVNVRSEARDAYRVYRSTYDIASHYQREILPLRKIITEEMQLRFSSMQVDIFALLTEARQRLASLRGAIDARQNFFLAQSELQTAVNGGGAPAAGGDNPTNIAAAAPADGGH from the coding sequence ATGGCACATCATTTGGCGCGAGGCCTGCTCGTTCTCGGCGCGCTCAGCCTCTCCGGCTGCGCCGCGTTCTCGCCCGACAGCGGCATGACGGCCGTCTCCGAGCTGACGAGCCAGACCATCAAGAAAGACGTCGCCTTCGTGCGAACGGCGGAGGGGGCCGGAGCGGTCGACGCCCGCGTTCGCCAGTTGCTGTCGCGGACGCTAACCGCAGAGACTGCCGTGCAGGTCGCGCTGCTCAACAACAAGGGACTACAGGCCGCCTACAACGAGCTGGCGCTGGCCGAGACCGACCTGATCGAGCAGAGCCTGCCGCCCAATCCCGTGTTCTTGGTCTCGCGAATCTCGGGGAATGGCGCCAGCGAGATCGAGCGCCAGGTCGTCGGCGACATCCTGGCGCTGGCCACGCTGCCGTTCCGCTCCGACATCGCGCGCGAGCGTTTTCGTCAGGCGCAATTGCGCGCGGCGCTGGCGACATTGCGGCTCGCTGCAGACGTGCGGCGCGCTTACGTCCGCGCGGTGGCCGGCAACGAGATGGCGGCGCTGCTGACCGACGCGAAAGCGACGGCGGAATCGACTGCGCAGCTTGCGGTCAAGCTCGGTGAGACCGGCTCGGTCAACAAGCTCGATCAGGCCCGCGAGCAGGTGTTTTACGCCGAGACCACCGCCGATCTCGCCACTGCGCGACAATCTGCGACCAGCGCCCGCGAAAGGCTGGCACGACTGATGGGGCTGTGGGACGATGGTCTCGACTTCCGTCTGCCCAACGCATTGCCGCCGCTGCCACGCCGCCCGCAGGCCTTGCTCTCGCTCGAAGCCGATGCGGTGGCCCATCGCATCGACCTGCAGATCGCACGGCTCGAGCTGACGGCACTGGCGAAGTCGTTGAACCTCACCGAGGCGACTCGCTTCGTCACGCTGCTCGATCTCGCCGGCATCTCACGCCGCACTCAGGATCCGGAAGGCGCCCCGTTCCGCGAGCGCGGTTTTGACGTGCAGTTCCAGATCCCGATCTTCGACGGCGGCGAGGTGCGCGTGCGGCAGGCGGCGGAGACCTACAACCTCGCCTTCAACCGCCTGACCGAGCGTGCCGTGAACGTCCGCTCGGAGGCGCGCGATGCCTACCGGGTATATCGCTCCACCTATGATATCGCGAGCCACTACCAGCGCGAGATCTTGCCCTTGCGAAAAATCATCACCGAGGAGATGCAGTTGCGCTTCTCCAGCATGCAGGTCGACATTTTCGCGCTCCTGACCGAGGCACGACAACGTTTGGCGTCCCTGCGCGGCGCGATCGACGCCAGGCAAAACTTCTTCCTCGCCCAGTCCGAGTTGCAAACCGCCGTCAATGGTGGCGGCGCGCCTGCTGCCGGCGGCGACAACCCAACCAATATCGCCGCGGCGGCACCTGCCGATGGCGGCCACTGA